The Methanoregula boonei 6A8 genome has a window encoding:
- the kdpA gene encoding potassium-transporting ATPase subunit KdpA, which yields MTTTGSIGSLIKKQAKPAVLIFLLLTLIVGLLYPLVVTGIAQLAFPVQANGDLLVHNGQVAGSSQIGQPFSSPQYFWGRLSATSPVPYNAGSSTGSNLGPNNPALVQQVQARIDALHAVDPSNTQEIPVDLVTASGSGLDPDISVAAAYYQVPRVARERNLTQAAVSSLVASQVEPRQFGIFGEPRVNVLSLNLALDDLSENKISVSETGSSLPLLNHPPDLVFGMLIADWIQVLLFIVIVALISIPLGAWMAKIFTGKPNFLSPLISWVETKVLTACGIAPGEEMDWKEFAVAVMVFTVPCIAAVFILQEIQQFLPLNPSGLGAVPWDLSLNTAVSFATNTNWQAYVPEVTLSYFTQMVGLVVQNFVSAAVGLAVLIALIYAFSRKSATTLGNFWVLLVRSVMILLPIAVIIALVLVSQGTPQTFGGPVTVPLLDKLNDTTGALVATQTIPLGPVASQVAIKMLGTNGGGYYNANSAHPLENPTPFSNFVEMFAMIIIPAALCITFGTMIGSRRKGVALILAMTLIFLPLLGLTIWSEQGGNPVLTPLGVDQAPSAFQSGGNMEGKEVRFGAVTSALFAVSTTSTSCGAVNSMHDSFMPVAGGVLLFDMHLGEVVFGGVGSGLYGMLIFVIIAMFIAGLMVGRTPELYGKKIEQHEMKIATIVILIPIIMILAFTSLAVLTPAGQAGVANPGPHGFSEILYAYTSASQNNGSAFAGLNANSLFYNLTTAIAMFIGRYAIIILTLALAGSLVTKKIVPPSEGTLRDHRPLFILWLVFVILIVGALSFLPALSLGPVAEYMGMVAGGLVHVI from the coding sequence ATGACTACCACCGGATCCATAGGATCCCTGATCAAAAAACAGGCAAAACCTGCGGTACTGATCTTTTTGCTGCTCACCCTTATCGTGGGCCTTCTTTACCCGCTTGTTGTCACAGGTATCGCCCAGCTGGCATTCCCGGTTCAGGCAAACGGTGATCTTCTCGTCCATAACGGACAGGTTGCCGGCTCATCCCAGATCGGCCAGCCGTTCTCGTCCCCCCAGTATTTCTGGGGACGTCTCTCGGCTACCTCTCCGGTGCCCTACAATGCCGGGTCATCGACGGGCTCCAACCTGGGGCCCAATAACCCGGCGCTTGTGCAGCAGGTCCAGGCCCGGATCGATGCGCTGCATGCCGTGGATCCAAGTAATACCCAGGAAATCCCGGTTGACCTTGTCACCGCTTCAGGAAGCGGCCTTGACCCGGACATCTCGGTTGCAGCTGCGTATTATCAGGTGCCCCGGGTGGCCCGCGAACGCAACCTCACACAGGCCGCGGTATCATCTCTTGTTGCTTCGCAGGTCGAACCCCGCCAGTTTGGGATCTTCGGGGAGCCCCGGGTAAATGTTCTCTCCCTTAACCTTGCGCTTGATGATCTTTCAGAGAATAAGATCTCCGTATCTGAAACAGGATCGTCCCTTCCTCTCCTGAATCATCCCCCCGATCTTGTCTTTGGCATGCTGATTGCAGACTGGATCCAGGTGCTCCTCTTTATTGTGATCGTTGCACTGATCTCCATCCCGCTGGGTGCGTGGATGGCAAAGATCTTTACCGGCAAACCAAACTTCCTCTCTCCCCTCATCTCGTGGGTTGAGACAAAAGTCCTTACCGCCTGCGGTATTGCACCGGGCGAGGAAATGGACTGGAAGGAATTTGCCGTGGCAGTCATGGTCTTTACCGTTCCCTGCATTGCTGCGGTCTTTATCCTCCAGGAGATACAGCAGTTCCTGCCCCTCAACCCGTCAGGCCTCGGCGCAGTTCCCTGGGATCTCTCGCTCAACACCGCGGTAAGCTTTGCCACCAACACCAACTGGCAGGCGTATGTGCCGGAAGTAACACTGAGTTACTTCACCCAGATGGTGGGTCTTGTCGTCCAGAACTTTGTCTCGGCAGCAGTCGGGCTTGCGGTCCTTATTGCGCTCATCTACGCGTTCTCGCGCAAATCTGCCACAACCCTCGGGAACTTCTGGGTGCTTCTCGTGCGCAGCGTGATGATCCTCCTCCCCATTGCGGTTATCATCGCGCTTGTTCTCGTCTCGCAGGGCACACCCCAGACCTTTGGCGGGCCGGTCACCGTTCCGCTTCTCGATAAGCTCAACGATACTACCGGAGCCCTGGTCGCCACCCAGACCATCCCGCTTGGGCCCGTTGCCTCGCAGGTGGCCATCAAGATGCTGGGGACAAACGGCGGCGGGTACTATAATGCAAACTCGGCCCATCCGCTGGAGAACCCAACGCCGTTCTCAAACTTTGTCGAGATGTTTGCCATGATTATCATCCCCGCCGCGCTCTGCATCACGTTTGGGACCATGATCGGCTCACGGAGGAAAGGGGTGGCCCTCATCCTTGCTATGACCCTCATATTCCTTCCGCTGTTAGGTCTTACCATCTGGTCCGAACAGGGAGGCAACCCGGTACTGACACCACTCGGTGTTGACCAGGCACCATCAGCCTTCCAATCCGGCGGGAACATGGAAGGAAAAGAGGTGCGCTTTGGGGCGGTCACCTCAGCGCTCTTTGCCGTGAGCACAACGAGCACCTCCTGCGGGGCGGTTAATTCCATGCACGATTCGTTCATGCCGGTTGCAGGGGGTGTTCTCCTCTTTGACATGCACCTTGGGGAGGTGGTCTTTGGCGGCGTCGGGTCCGGTCTCTATGGCATGCTCATCTTTGTGATAATCGCGATGTTTATCGCCGGCCTGATGGTGGGGAGGACCCCCGAACTCTACGGTAAGAAGATCGAGCAGCACGAGATGAAGATCGCCACGATCGTCATCCTCATCCCGATCATCATGATTCTGGCGTTCACCTCCCTTGCCGTCCTGACACCTGCCGGCCAGGCCGGTGTTGCAAATCCCGGCCCGCATGGTTTTTCCGAGATCCTGTATGCCTACACCTCGGCATCCCAGAATAATGGCAGCGCTTTTGCCGGGCTTAATGCCAACAGCCTCTTTTATAATCTCACCACTGCGATCGCGATGTTTATCGGGAGGTATGCGATCATTATCCTGACTCTCGCACTTGCCGGATCGCTTGTGACAAAAAAGATCGTTCCTCCCAGTGAGGGGACTCTCCGGGACCACCGCCCGCTCTTTATCCTGTGGCTGGTCTTTGTTATCCTGATTGTTGGTGCGCTCAGTTTCCTGCCGGCGCTCTCGCTTGGTCCTGTTGCAGAATATATGGGAATGGTTGCAGGAGGGCTTGTCCATGTCATCTGA
- a CDS encoding sulfate/molybdate ABC transporter ATP-binding protein, whose translation MLEASMVKRLRDYTLDFTLRAESGQITVLMGTNGSGKSTSLNIIAGLLQPDTAKITLNGECICETREGINIPVEDRRIGYVLQNPAVFPHMTVHDNVAFGLRARRTPKAEVTGYVAEWMDRMHITDLAGVKAGNLSGGQKQRVALARALATDPVLLMLDEPFTALDAESTQSVKDLTRQYVRDFNIPCILVTHRVADSEEIGDRACVLCQGRMEWEGIPTEMPELCTVCRCP comes from the coding sequence ATGCTTGAGGCTTCGATGGTAAAGCGCCTGCGCGATTACACGCTTGATTTTACGCTTCGGGCAGAATCCGGGCAGATCACCGTCCTGATGGGTACAAACGGCTCGGGAAAATCGACCTCCCTCAATATCATTGCCGGCCTCCTGCAACCGGATACTGCGAAGATCACCTTAAACGGGGAGTGCATCTGCGAAACCCGGGAAGGGATCAATATACCGGTTGAGGATCGCCGGATTGGTTATGTTCTCCAGAATCCTGCGGTCTTTCCCCATATGACCGTACATGACAATGTGGCATTTGGCCTTCGTGCCCGGCGCACCCCGAAAGCAGAAGTTACCGGATATGTGGCTGAATGGATGGATCGTATGCATATCACGGATCTTGCCGGAGTCAAAGCCGGGAACCTTTCAGGGGGGCAGAAGCAGCGGGTAGCCCTTGCCCGGGCACTGGCAACAGATCCCGTTCTTCTGATGCTGGACGAGCCTTTCACCGCTCTTGATGCAGAGAGTACACAGTCTGTAAAGGATCTTACACGGCAGTATGTCCGCGACTTTAACATTCCCTGCATCCTTGTGACACACCGGGTTGCCGACAGCGAGGAGATCGGTGACCGGGCCTGTGTGCTCTGCCAGGGAAGGATGGAATGGGAGGGTATTCCAACCGAAATGCCGGAGCTCTGCACGGTCTGCCGGTGCCCATGA
- the modA gene encoding molybdate ABC transporter substrate-binding protein, with the protein MNGKLTPSRLALISLVLGLLMVTAFFAGCTQSTTTTATPAATAAPTAASTPAATPVATVATAAPTTVATTATPAPTFTPSRTNIVAFTAASLTGAAPTIASSFNAAYPPDTVSFDLDGTQALKTQIENGAYADVFISASNSYTNTLTKEGYLVPSTVKTLTTNYVTVILPASNPANIQSLSDLAKPGIKIAMAANTVPVGTATTAVLNNLANDTYSQSWKNQTISNVVTYETSEPAVATKVSLGEVDAGFVYQSTANAAPSGTYQSITIPKKDNYLQTYTIAIVNQSQNKAVGSWFEQYMLSAAGQNILAQYGFTAP; encoded by the coding sequence ATGAACGGAAAACTGACACCATCCCGCCTTGCACTCATCAGCCTTGTCCTTGGACTCCTGATGGTCACGGCATTCTTTGCCGGCTGCACGCAGAGCACGACTACCACCGCGACTCCTGCAGCAACCGCGGCTCCCACCGCAGCATCGACCCCGGCTGCCACACCGGTGGCCACGGTTGCAACCGCAGCCCCGACAACGGTAGCTACGACAGCGACCCCGGCCCCGACCTTTACGCCATCGCGCACCAACATTGTTGCCTTTACAGCTGCATCGCTCACCGGAGCCGCGCCGACTATCGCATCGTCCTTTAATGCAGCCTACCCCCCCGACACGGTATCGTTTGACCTTGACGGAACCCAGGCCCTCAAGACCCAGATCGAGAACGGAGCATATGCAGATGTCTTCATCTCGGCAAGCAACTCGTATACCAATACCCTTACTAAAGAGGGATACCTTGTTCCAAGCACGGTAAAGACACTGACGACCAACTACGTGACCGTCATCCTCCCTGCCTCGAACCCGGCAAACATCCAGTCTCTCTCCGATCTTGCAAAGCCCGGAATAAAAATCGCTATGGCAGCAAACACCGTGCCGGTCGGCACTGCGACAACTGCGGTCTTAAACAACCTGGCAAACGACACGTACAGCCAGAGCTGGAAGAACCAGACCATCAGTAACGTGGTCACCTACGAAACATCAGAACCTGCCGTTGCCACAAAAGTCTCCCTTGGCGAAGTAGATGCAGGATTCGTGTACCAGTCCACTGCGAATGCAGCTCCAAGCGGAACCTACCAGTCCATTACCATCCCAAAGAAGGATAACTACCTGCAGACCTACACGATTGCCATCGTTAACCAGAGCCAGAACAAGGCCGTGGGTTCCTGGTTCGAGCAGTACATGCTCTCTGCCGCAGGACAGAACATCCTGGCCCAGTACGGGTTCACTGCACCGTAA
- a CDS encoding PAS domain S-box protein has product MVDTERLTWPVRRRGDFLRIVSYIILATALIFIVDAITPLGVVVWVLYLIPLFLTVYLSWKYAPVLMTGIFILLMAVSLFLSPRDIPLGYAIIDRVFFALILVIASFFIKDYVASVEEIAANEERYRSLIEWLPEGVVVCKGDRIAYLNPAGKRLLGIENEKGETEITGMIEPDMRGLFRERLSQAALGARSDMGAIRLVRHDGGEVTVMMSLGSIFWENRNAVQIVMRAASTG; this is encoded by the coding sequence ATGGTGGACACAGAAAGGCTGACCTGGCCGGTCCGGCGAAGGGGAGATTTTCTCCGCATTGTTTCCTATATCATCCTTGCAACCGCGCTCATCTTTATTGTCGACGCCATTACCCCTTTGGGCGTGGTGGTCTGGGTCTTGTATCTCATCCCCCTGTTCCTGACCGTATACCTCAGCTGGAAGTACGCCCCTGTCCTGATGACCGGTATATTCATCCTCCTGATGGCGGTAAGCCTTTTTCTTTCACCCCGTGATATCCCGCTCGGGTACGCGATCATTGACCGGGTCTTTTTTGCCCTGATTCTTGTGATCGCATCGTTCTTTATCAAGGATTACGTGGCAAGCGTCGAGGAGATCGCAGCAAACGAAGAGCGGTACCGCTCCCTTATCGAATGGTTGCCGGAGGGGGTCGTAGTCTGCAAGGGAGACCGGATTGCGTACCTGAATCCTGCAGGAAAAAGGCTGCTCGGGATAGAGAATGAAAAGGGGGAGACAGAGATCACCGGCATGATCGAACCGGATATGCGGGGACTCTTCCGGGAACGGCTCAGTCAGGCCGCATTGGGTGCACGATCGGATATGGGGGCCATCCGGCTGGTGCGGCATGACGGGGGCGAGGTTACCGTCATGATGAGTCTGGGCAGCATTTTCTGGGAAAACAGGAATGCGGTCCAGATCGTGATGCGGGCTGCCTCAACCGGATAA
- the kdpB gene encoding potassium-transporting ATPase subunit KdpB, which translates to MSSDIRKPKSPAAVPGLYQRAVVDAFLKLDPRTLIHNPVMFTVEVGSAITTLLYFQALAGAGEAPAGFIGAISAWLWFTVLFANFAEALAEGRGKAQAESLRKMRQDTSAKRLREKYQIIKGSEPCESDFTEVSSSVLKKSEFFFVKAGDTIPVDGEILEGIASVNESAITGESAPVIREAGGDRSAVTGGTVLLSDWLIVRVSANPGEGFLDHMIGLIEGAKRQKTPNEIALNILLLGLTTVFIVVAATLYAFSAYSVQSAGAGTTITVTVLVALFVCLAPTTIGGLLSAIGIAGMDRLIQRNVITTSGRAIEAAGDVDVLLLDKTGTITLGNRQAVEFIPVDGTTIEDLAGVAQLASLADETPEGRSIVVLAKEKYGLRGRTVGESASGVAMEFVPFTSQTRMSGVDQGDLHIRKGAADALYKYIQAGGNEVSDQLKATVETISRAGGTPLVVAQNCRALGVIHLKDIVKGGIKERFVQLRKMGIKTVMITGDNRLTAATIAAEAGVDDFLAEATPESKLKLIREYQQGGRMVAMTGDGTNDAPALAQADVAVAMNTGTQPAREAANMIDLDSNPTKLIEIVEIGKQLLMTRGALTTFSIANDIAKYFAIIPIAFASTYPSLAALNILGLHDGILSAVIFNAIIIVILIPLALRGVKYHAMSAEEALRNNILLYGVGGIIAPFIGIKLIDMLLVFLGA; encoded by the coding sequence ATGTCATCTGATATCCGTAAGCCCAAAAGCCCGGCAGCAGTCCCGGGCCTGTACCAGCGTGCGGTCGTGGATGCCTTCCTCAAGCTGGATCCCCGCACACTCATCCATAATCCGGTGATGTTTACCGTCGAGGTAGGCAGTGCAATTACCACCCTCCTGTACTTCCAGGCACTTGCCGGTGCCGGCGAGGCACCGGCCGGCTTTATCGGTGCCATCTCCGCGTGGCTCTGGTTTACTGTGCTCTTTGCAAACTTTGCCGAGGCGCTTGCCGAGGGGAGAGGAAAGGCACAGGCCGAGTCCCTGCGGAAGATGCGGCAGGACACCTCGGCAAAACGCCTCAGGGAGAAATACCAGATCATAAAAGGCAGCGAGCCCTGCGAATCCGACTTTACTGAGGTTTCCTCTTCGGTGCTTAAGAAATCCGAATTCTTCTTTGTAAAAGCCGGGGACACGATCCCGGTGGACGGCGAAATCCTTGAGGGGATCGCCTCGGTCAACGAGAGTGCGATCACGGGTGAGAGCGCACCGGTGATCCGCGAGGCCGGAGGCGACCGGAGCGCCGTTACCGGCGGTACCGTCCTCCTCTCCGACTGGCTGATCGTTAGGGTGAGCGCAAACCCCGGTGAGGGCTTCCTTGACCACATGATTGGTCTCATCGAGGGCGCAAAGCGCCAGAAGACCCCAAACGAGATCGCGCTCAACATCCTCCTTCTTGGCCTGACCACGGTCTTTATCGTTGTGGCTGCAACCCTGTATGCGTTCTCGGCCTACAGCGTCCAGTCTGCGGGAGCCGGAACCACGATCACGGTTACCGTGCTTGTGGCACTCTTTGTCTGCCTTGCCCCGACCACTATCGGGGGGCTCCTCTCAGCCATTGGTATCGCAGGCATGGACCGGCTCATCCAGAGAAACGTGATTACCACATCGGGCCGGGCCATTGAGGCCGCCGGTGACGTTGATGTCCTGCTGCTCGACAAGACCGGGACAATCACGCTCGGGAACCGCCAGGCCGTGGAGTTTATCCCGGTGGATGGGACAACAATAGAGGATCTTGCCGGGGTTGCCCAGCTCGCCTCGCTCGCTGATGAAACTCCTGAGGGCCGCAGTATCGTTGTTCTTGCAAAGGAGAAGTACGGCCTGAGGGGAAGGACGGTCGGGGAATCGGCGTCCGGCGTGGCTATGGAGTTTGTCCCGTTCACCAGCCAGACCCGGATGAGCGGAGTAGATCAGGGAGACCTCCATATCCGCAAAGGCGCAGCCGATGCACTCTATAAGTATATCCAGGCGGGCGGGAACGAGGTTTCGGACCAGCTCAAGGCAACGGTCGAGACCATCTCGCGGGCCGGCGGAACCCCGCTTGTTGTGGCACAGAATTGCCGGGCACTTGGGGTCATCCACTTAAAAGACATTGTAAAGGGCGGGATCAAGGAGCGCTTTGTCCAGCTCCGGAAGATGGGCATAAAGACGGTCATGATCACCGGGGACAACCGGCTGACTGCCGCCACGATCGCTGCCGAGGCCGGGGTCGATGACTTTTTGGCCGAGGCAACTCCCGAGAGCAAGCTCAAACTGATCCGCGAGTACCAGCAGGGAGGTCGCATGGTGGCCATGACCGGCGACGGGACAAACGATGCCCCGGCGCTTGCCCAGGCGGATGTAGCCGTGGCCATGAACACCGGCACCCAGCCGGCCCGCGAGGCAGCAAATATGATCGATCTCGATTCCAACCCGACAAAGCTTATCGAGATCGTGGAGATTGGAAAGCAGCTTCTCATGACCCGGGGGGCGCTTACTACGTTCTCCATTGCAAACGATATCGCCAAGTATTTTGCGATCATTCCCATCGCATTTGCTTCAACCTACCCGTCGCTTGCCGCACTCAACATTCTCGGCCTCCACGATGGCATCCTTTCTGCCGTAATCTTCAACGCCATTATTATCGTCATCCTCATCCCGCTTGCCCTGCGGGGAGTGAAATACCATGCGATGTCCGCAGAGGAAGCCCTGCGCAACAACATCCTGCTCTACGGTGTAGGCGGGATCATTGCCCCCTTTATCGGGATCAAGCTCATCGACATGCTGCTGGTCTTTTTGGGAGCGTGA
- a CDS encoding sensor histidine kinase, giving the protein MPNPSDCRQDQRPDPDALLACVQKEELQKVRGKLKIFLGYIAGVGKTYEMLKAAHLRKDEGVDVRIGYIEPHGRKETEALMEGIPVIPNRTIEYHGVKLNEMDLDAILAAHPQLVLVDELAHTNVPGSRHLKRYQDVEELLAAGIDVYSTLNVQHIESLNDVVARITGVIIKEKIPDRVIDEAAEIEVVDLAPPELLQRLREGKVYVPEMAARAIEQFFNEGNLYALRELALRRAAERVDNQMLAYMQTRSIPGPWAVGEYLLVCIGPGPLAERLIRTARRQADRINARWCAIYVETPTHHRLSLEAKEQVDRSLQLAEKLGATTASVFGLNVANTVLEYARQHNVTRIIIGKTLRPRWQEFVFGSVVDQLIHNSGPIDVYVISSGKDLPEKPAEAEPLLPASPPRDYVDSLTLVVAVTILGWLFHSLISPVNQLMFYLLAVVVIAFKRGLKPAIFTSVVGVLAFDFFFVPPYLTFRVSDTQYLVTFLGMIIVGSVISLLVARARRHADAAQTRERETSTLYALSQDLAGALDADAIMNAVGQHIKEIFQWESAFFLPENGHLAAHAKSPGLVMDGDDLAVATWAFQHGTTAGYDTDTLHGSKLRYIPLRSTRGVLGIMAVQPAEANGVITYEQSRILTAFANQAALALERVNLAKPA; this is encoded by the coding sequence ATGCCAAACCCCTCTGACTGCCGCCAGGACCAGCGTCCCGATCCCGATGCCCTGCTTGCCTGCGTCCAAAAGGAAGAGCTGCAGAAGGTGCGGGGAAAACTCAAGATCTTTTTGGGGTATATTGCCGGCGTCGGCAAGACCTACGAGATGCTCAAGGCCGCTCACCTGAGAAAGGACGAAGGAGTTGATGTACGGATCGGGTACATCGAGCCCCATGGGAGAAAAGAGACCGAGGCCCTCATGGAGGGCATCCCGGTCATCCCCAACCGCACGATCGAATATCACGGTGTGAAACTCAATGAGATGGACCTCGATGCCATCCTTGCCGCACACCCGCAGCTGGTGCTTGTGGACGAGCTGGCCCACACCAATGTGCCGGGATCACGGCATCTGAAGCGGTACCAGGATGTCGAAGAGCTGCTTGCGGCGGGAATCGATGTGTACTCCACCCTCAATGTCCAGCACATTGAGAGCCTCAATGATGTCGTAGCCCGGATCACCGGCGTTATTATCAAGGAGAAGATCCCGGACCGGGTAATTGACGAGGCTGCCGAGATTGAGGTTGTGGATCTCGCCCCCCCGGAGCTTCTCCAGCGCCTTCGTGAAGGAAAAGTGTATGTCCCCGAGATGGCTGCCCGGGCGATAGAGCAGTTCTTCAACGAAGGGAACCTCTATGCCCTGCGGGAACTGGCACTGCGGCGTGCCGCTGAGCGCGTTGATAACCAGATGCTTGCGTACATGCAGACCCGGTCTATCCCCGGCCCGTGGGCCGTGGGGGAATACCTGCTGGTCTGCATCGGGCCGGGTCCTCTTGCCGAACGGCTGATCCGGACTGCACGCAGGCAGGCCGATCGGATCAATGCCCGATGGTGTGCAATCTATGTCGAGACACCTACCCACCACCGCCTCTCCCTGGAAGCAAAAGAGCAGGTCGACCGTTCGCTCCAGCTTGCGGAGAAACTGGGGGCGACAACGGCAAGTGTATTCGGGCTCAATGTGGCAAACACCGTCCTTGAGTACGCGCGGCAGCACAACGTCACCCGGATCATCATCGGAAAAACCCTGCGCCCGCGGTGGCAGGAATTTGTCTTTGGTTCGGTTGTGGACCAGCTCATCCACAACAGCGGACCCATCGATGTGTACGTGATCAGCAGTGGGAAAGACCTGCCGGAAAAACCGGCGGAAGCAGAACCCCTGCTGCCGGCATCGCCTCCCCGGGATTACGTGGACAGCCTTACGCTTGTGGTGGCCGTGACCATCCTCGGGTGGCTGTTCCACTCCCTTATCTCGCCGGTCAACCAGCTGATGTTCTATCTTCTGGCCGTGGTGGTTATTGCGTTCAAGCGTGGCCTGAAACCTGCCATCTTTACCTCGGTTGTCGGTGTGCTCGCCTTTGACTTTTTCTTTGTCCCTCCCTACCTGACCTTCCGGGTCTCCGACACGCAGTACCTGGTCACGTTCCTTGGGATGATCATTGTGGGGTCGGTTATCAGCCTGCTTGTTGCCCGAGCCCGCCGGCATGCCGATGCAGCCCAGACCCGGGAGAGAGAAACCAGTACCCTTTACGCATTGTCCCAGGATCTTGCCGGTGCCCTGGATGCAGATGCGATCATGAACGCCGTGGGCCAGCACATAAAGGAGATCTTCCAGTGGGAGAGTGCCTTTTTCCTTCCCGAAAATGGCCACCTTGCCGCGCACGCAAAGAGCCCGGGCCTTGTCATGGACGGGGACGACCTCGCGGTTGCCACCTGGGCCTTCCAGCACGGTACCACTGCTGGCTACGATACCGATACGCTGCACGGCTCAAAACTCCGGTATATCCCGCTCAGGAGCACCCGGGGGGTGCTCGGGATCATGGCAGTCCAGCCTGCCGAGGCAAACGGAGTCATTACCTACGAACAATCCCGTATCCTCACCGCTTTTGCCAACCAGGCTGCCCTTGCGCTTGAACGGGTGAACCTGGCAAAACCGGCATAA
- a CDS encoding ABC transporter permease — protein MIPHSLRPKNYRQSLTYLAAGILIVSVTLYLALPIVALFLRIPPDQFFSTLHNPDVISALWLSLFTTVVTLVVVILVGTPFAYFHSRYTYPGKVIVDTLIDLPLVLPPAVAGVALLMLWGRTGLLGRYFNMFGITIAFTTLAVIMAQIFVASPFYLRQAKSLFEQLDPAYEQTARTLGSSPLRTLVLVTLPMTAGGLISGAVMTFGRALGEFGATIMFAGNLPGVTQTMPLAVYVGMEGDLYVGLTISILLVIISFTIMIIVRLVQKREAGHA, from the coding sequence ATGATCCCCCACAGCCTCCGGCCAAAAAATTACCGGCAGAGCCTGACTTACCTTGCCGCAGGGATCCTGATCGTTTCTGTTACCCTCTATCTCGCCCTTCCGATCGTGGCATTATTTCTCCGGATCCCTCCGGATCAGTTCTTTTCCACGCTCCATAACCCTGATGTTATCAGCGCACTCTGGCTGAGCCTGTTTACCACTGTGGTCACTCTTGTCGTAGTCATCCTTGTCGGTACGCCATTTGCGTACTTCCATTCCCGGTACACGTACCCCGGGAAAGTGATTGTTGACACCCTCATCGATCTCCCACTTGTCCTCCCCCCTGCAGTGGCGGGTGTGGCCCTCCTTATGCTGTGGGGCAGGACCGGGCTCCTTGGAAGGTACTTCAACATGTTCGGGATTACGATTGCCTTTACCACGCTTGCCGTGATCATGGCGCAGATCTTTGTGGCATCCCCGTTCTATCTCCGGCAGGCAAAATCCCTCTTCGAGCAGCTTGACCCGGCATACGAACAGACCGCACGGACACTGGGGTCTTCACCCCTTCGGACCCTTGTCCTTGTTACCCTTCCTATGACTGCAGGAGGTCTGATCTCGGGTGCGGTCATGACCTTTGGCCGGGCACTTGGGGAGTTTGGCGCTACCATTATGTTTGCCGGGAATCTCCCCGGGGTAACCCAGACCATGCCGCTTGCCGTGTACGTGGGTATGGAAGGGGACCTTTATGTCGGGCTGACCATATCCATACTTCTTGTGATCATCTCATTTACCATCATGATCATCGTGCGTCTGGTCCAGAAACGGGAGGCGGGCCATGCTTGA
- a CDS encoding metal-dependent hydrolase, whose product MITRHHFALALICSLILFSSFLFTRPIIAFLVCTGTCIGSLLPDIHMSRPKKTGPRTLAWALVQLPRKACAWILYRIYAALELPVTDPTDKRLTHSLPGILFITLSSGLLLLIPAYIISPANTIDGIIFLFGLFLGMIFHLIEDLCTRKGIFPFFPLSQTQIAGSIRPCDHEDHRIRWFHVLHGGVLLILLILDGTGILVPALAFPAGLAGLAICLGIMVYLSDVTVRQASSPGARVQPAAVQGTGRR is encoded by the coding sequence ATGATCACCCGGCATCATTTCGCACTTGCTCTCATCTGCTCCCTTATCCTCTTCAGTTCCTTCCTTTTTACCCGACCGATTATAGCATTTCTCGTGTGCACCGGTACCTGCATAGGGTCACTCCTGCCCGACATCCACATGTCCCGGCCAAAAAAAACAGGCCCGCGGACGCTTGCATGGGCTCTTGTCCAGCTTCCCCGGAAAGCCTGTGCGTGGATCCTGTACCGGATCTATGCTGCCCTCGAACTGCCGGTAACCGATCCGACTGATAAACGCCTCACTCATTCTCTCCCGGGAATACTCTTTATAACACTCAGTTCCGGCCTGCTTCTGCTCATTCCTGCATATATCATCTCACCCGCCAACACAATCGATGGTATAATCTTCCTTTTCGGGCTTTTCCTTGGCATGATATTCCATCTCATCGAAGATCTATGCACACGGAAAGGGATCTTCCCTTTTTTCCCGTTGAGCCAAACGCAGATTGCCGGATCCATCCGCCCCTGTGACCATGAGGATCACCGTATCAGGTGGTTCCATGTGCTGCATGGCGGAGTGCTCCTTATCCTTCTCATCCTGGATGGCACGGGGATCCTTGTACCGGCACTTGCATTCCCTGCCGGCCTTGCAGGTCTTGCGATATGCCTTGGGATCATGGTGTACTTGTCAGATGTTACCGTCCGGCAGGCTTCCTCACCGGGAGCCCGGGTACAACCGGCTGCAGTCCAGGGAACAGGCCGCCGGTAA